One window of Pseudomonas sp. FP198 genomic DNA carries:
- a CDS encoding 2-hydroxy-3-oxopropionate reductase, which yields MAKIGFIGTGIMGHPMALNLQKAGHSLFLTQHHDAAPADLVAGGAVALANPREVAQEAEFIIVMVPDTPQVEDVLFRADGVAAGVGAGKVVIDMSSISPTATKAFAAKINETGAQYLDAPVSGGEVGAKAATLSIMVGGDSTAFERALPLFQAMGKNITLVGGNGDGQTAKVANQIIVALNIQAVAEALLFASKNGADPAKVREALMGGFASSKILEVHGERMIKGTFDPGFRISLHQKDLNLALQGARELNINLPNTANAQQVFSTCAAMGGSNWDHSALIKGLEHMANFSIRDN from the coding sequence ATGGCTAAAATCGGATTCATCGGCACCGGCATCATGGGCCACCCCATGGCACTGAACCTGCAAAAGGCCGGTCACAGCCTGTTCCTGACCCAACATCACGACGCTGCCCCGGCCGACCTCGTGGCCGGCGGCGCGGTGGCGTTGGCCAACCCTCGGGAAGTCGCCCAGGAGGCCGAGTTCATCATCGTCATGGTCCCGGACACTCCGCAGGTCGAGGACGTGCTGTTCCGCGCCGACGGCGTAGCGGCCGGCGTGGGCGCGGGCAAGGTGGTGATCGACATGAGCTCGATCTCCCCCACCGCCACCAAGGCGTTCGCGGCAAAGATCAATGAAACAGGCGCGCAGTACCTCGACGCTCCGGTGTCGGGCGGTGAAGTCGGCGCCAAGGCCGCGACCCTGAGCATCATGGTCGGTGGCGACAGCACCGCGTTCGAGCGCGCGCTGCCACTGTTCCAGGCGATGGGCAAGAACATCACCCTGGTGGGCGGCAACGGCGATGGCCAGACCGCCAAGGTGGCGAACCAGATCATCGTCGCGCTGAACATTCAGGCCGTGGCCGAGGCCCTGCTGTTCGCCTCGAAGAACGGCGCCGACCCGGCCAAGGTCCGTGAAGCGTTGATGGGCGGTTTCGCCTCGTCGAAGATCCTCGAAGTGCACGGCGAGCGAATGATCAAGGGCACCTTCGACCCGGGCTTCCGCATCAGCCTGCACCAGAAGGACCTGAACCTGGCCCTGCAAGGCGCCAGGGAACTGAACATCAACCTGCCCAACACCGCCAACGCCCAGCAAGTGTTCAGCACCTGCGCGGCCATGGGTGGCAGCAATTGGGACCACTCGGCGCTGATCAAGGGGCTGGAGCACATGGCCAATTTCTCGATTCGCGACAACTGA
- a CDS encoding glycerate kinase — protein sequence MSVDPQQLLRELFATAIDAAHPQHVLEQYLPADRSGRVIVIGAGKAAAAMAQVVERCWRGDVSGLVVTRYGHGAPCQKIEVVEAAHPVPDAAGLEVAGRVLELVSNLNEDDRVIFLLSGGGSALLALPAAGITLADKQSINKALLKSGATIGEMNCVRKHLSAIKGGRLGKACWPATVYTYAISDVPGDLATVIASGPTVADPSTSADALAILKRYGIEIPASVRSWLQSPESETVKPGDPSLARCHFQLIARPQQSLEAAAVKARQAGFSPLILGDLEGESRDVAKVHAGIARQIALHGQPVAAPCVILSGGETTVTVRGNGRGGRNAEFLLSLTDSLKGHPGIYALAGDTDGIDGSEDNAGAIMTPDSYRRAAELGLNASDELDNNNGYGYFAALDGLIVTEPTRTNVNDFRAILILENPKNDA from the coding sequence ATGTCGGTCGATCCGCAACAATTGCTGCGCGAGCTGTTTGCCACGGCCATCGACGCGGCCCATCCGCAGCACGTCCTCGAACAGTACCTGCCCGCTGACCGCAGCGGTCGGGTGATCGTCATCGGTGCCGGCAAGGCCGCCGCGGCCATGGCGCAAGTGGTCGAGCGCTGCTGGCGCGGCGACGTCAGCGGCCTGGTGGTGACCCGCTACGGCCATGGCGCGCCCTGCCAGAAAATCGAAGTGGTGGAAGCCGCCCACCCAGTGCCGGACGCCGCTGGCCTGGAAGTGGCCGGACGGGTGCTCGAACTCGTCAGTAACCTCAACGAAGACGACCGGGTGATCTTCCTGCTGTCCGGCGGGGGCTCGGCGTTGCTGGCCTTGCCGGCGGCCGGCATCACCCTGGCCGACAAGCAATCGATCAACAAGGCCCTGCTCAAGTCCGGCGCCACCATTGGCGAGATGAATTGCGTGCGCAAGCACCTCTCGGCGATCAAGGGTGGCCGACTGGGCAAGGCCTGCTGGCCGGCGACCGTCTACACCTACGCGATTTCCGATGTGCCCGGCGATCTCGCCACGGTCATCGCCTCCGGCCCCACCGTGGCCGACCCGAGCACTTCGGCCGACGCGCTGGCGATTCTCAAACGCTACGGCATCGAGATCCCGGCCTCGGTGCGCAGCTGGTTGCAAAGTCCGGAATCGGAAACCGTCAAGCCCGGCGACCCGAGCCTGGCGCGCTGTCATTTCCAGCTCATCGCCCGCCCTCAGCAATCCCTCGAAGCCGCGGCGGTGAAGGCGCGCCAAGCCGGGTTCAGCCCATTGATCCTCGGTGACCTGGAAGGCGAATCCCGGGACGTGGCGAAGGTCCACGCCGGCATCGCCCGGCAAATCGCCCTCCACGGCCAGCCCGTGGCTGCGCCGTGCGTGATCCTCTCCGGCGGCGAAACCACGGTCACGGTGCGCGGCAATGGCCGTGGCGGGCGCAACGCCGAGTTCCTGCTGAGCCTGACCGACAGCCTCAAGGGCCACCCCGGCATCTATGCACTGGCGGGCGACACCGACGGCATCGACGGCTCCGAAGACAACGCCGGCGCCATCATGACCCCGGACAGCTATCGCCGCGCCGCCGAGCTGGGCCTGAACGCCAGCGATGAACTGGATAACAACAACGGCTACGGCTACTTCGCCGCGCTGGACGGGTTGATCGTCACCGAGCCGACCCGCACCAACGTCAACGACTTTCGCGCCATCCTGATCCTCGAGAACCCGAAAAATGACGCCTGA
- the pyk gene encoding pyruvate kinase, translating to MTPDKKVKILATLGPATRGIDDIRELVQAGVNIFRLNFSHGDHADHAQRYQWIREVEQQLNYPLGILMDLQGPKLRVGKFADGKVLLQRGQALRLDLDPTPGDQRRVNLPHPEIIAALEPGMDLLLDDGKLRLRVTARHTDAIDTEVLNGGELSDRKGVNVPQAVLDLSPLTAKDRRDLSFGLELGVDWVALSFVQRAEDIREARALIGDKAFLMAKIEKPSAVAQLREIAELSDAIMVARGDLGVEVPAESVPQIQKNIIGTCRALGKPVVVATQMLESMRFSPAPTRAEVTDVANAVAEGADAVMLSAETASGDYPLEAVQMMSKIIRQVENGPDYQAQLDVSRPKAEATVSDAISCAIRRISNVLPVAVLVNYSESGSSSLRAARERPTVPILNLTPNLQAARRLTVAWGVHSVVNDRLRQVDEVCSTALEIAQAQGMAQRGDTLLITAGVPFGQPGSTNSLRIETLI from the coding sequence ATGACGCCTGACAAGAAGGTCAAGATCCTCGCGACACTCGGCCCCGCCACCCGTGGGATCGATGACATCCGCGAACTGGTGCAGGCCGGAGTGAACATCTTTCGCCTGAACTTCAGCCACGGCGACCACGCCGACCACGCCCAGCGCTACCAGTGGATCCGCGAAGTCGAGCAGCAGCTCAATTACCCGCTGGGCATCCTGATGGACCTGCAAGGACCAAAACTGCGGGTCGGCAAGTTCGCCGATGGCAAGGTGCTGTTGCAGCGCGGTCAAGCCTTGCGCCTGGACCTGGACCCGACGCCGGGCGATCAGCGGCGGGTCAACCTGCCCCACCCGGAAATCATCGCCGCGCTGGAGCCGGGCATGGATTTGCTGCTCGATGACGGCAAGCTGCGCCTGCGGGTAACCGCCAGGCACACCGACGCCATCGATACCGAGGTGCTCAACGGTGGCGAACTGTCGGACCGCAAGGGCGTGAACGTGCCCCAGGCCGTGCTCGACCTGAGCCCACTGACCGCCAAGGACCGCCGCGACCTGAGTTTCGGCCTGGAGCTGGGTGTGGACTGGGTGGCGCTGTCGTTCGTGCAGCGTGCCGAGGACATTCGCGAAGCCCGCGCGCTGATCGGCGACAAGGCGTTCCTGATGGCCAAGATCGAGAAGCCCTCGGCCGTCGCCCAACTGCGGGAAATCGCCGAACTGAGCGACGCGATCATGGTTGCCCGAGGTGACCTGGGCGTCGAGGTGCCGGCCGAGAGTGTGCCGCAGATCCAGAAAAACATCATCGGCACCTGCCGCGCCCTCGGCAAACCGGTGGTGGTGGCGACACAGATGCTCGAGTCGATGCGCTTCTCCCCGGCGCCGACCCGCGCCGAAGTCACCGATGTCGCCAACGCCGTGGCCGAAGGTGCCGACGCGGTGATGCTGTCGGCGGAAACCGCCTCGGGCGACTATCCCCTCGAAGCCGTGCAGATGATGAGCAAGATCATCCGCCAGGTGGAAAACGGCCCGGACTACCAGGCACAACTCGACGTCAGCCGACCGAAAGCCGAGGCCACGGTGTCGGACGCCATCAGTTGCGCGATCCGCCGGATCAGCAACGTGCTGCCCGTGGCGGTGCTGGTCAACTACAGCGAGTCGGGCAGCTCCAGCCTGCGGGCGGCGCGGGAGCGGCCGACAGTGCCGATCCTCAACCTGACGCCCAACCTGCAGGCGGCCCGTCGCCTGACCGTCGCGTGGGGCGTGCATTCGGTGGTCAACGACCGGCTGCGGCAGGTGGACGAAGTGTGTTCCACCGCGCTGGAGATCGCCCAGGCCCAGGGCATGGCCCAGCGTGGCGACACCCTGCTGATTACCGCCGGCGTGCCGTTCGGGCAGCCGGGGTCGACCAACTCCTTGCGCATCGAGACCCTCATCTAA
- a CDS encoding urea transporter, with translation MPNTHCPDWATALLNGFSQIFLQRHPLCGLFCLLAILLTAPALFGGALLGGVAGLLTAQRRGYAEEDRQAGLFSYNAILLGLLLSLVLPWSALLPPLIIAAGGLSAMLTQQWLKRTRGPRCLPAYTAPFVGLGWLLLGLAPPVPSPVALEQTLPNLLLAPLNGLGQVMFLDQPLAGVLITIGLLIANRRAAGWALFGSVAGFAFAWLHDSPHALSGLGGYNPALVAVALGQHARKPWRPLAGVLLAVLLAPGFAALGVAPLTAPFIIACWLVHATARLWHPACRDIAPCALRGNHPRLR, from the coding sequence ATGCCCAATACCCACTGCCCCGACTGGGCCACCGCCCTGCTCAACGGCTTCAGCCAGATCTTCCTCCAGCGCCATCCCCTGTGCGGCCTGTTCTGCCTCTTGGCGATTCTGCTCACCGCGCCAGCCTTGTTCGGCGGCGCGTTGCTGGGCGGCGTGGCCGGATTGCTGACGGCCCAACGGCGTGGTTATGCCGAGGAGGATCGGCAGGCCGGGCTGTTCAGCTATAACGCAATCCTGCTGGGTTTGCTGCTGAGCCTGGTATTGCCTTGGTCAGCCCTGTTGCCTCCGTTGATCATCGCCGCTGGCGGCCTCAGCGCAATGCTGACCCAACAGTGGCTCAAGCGCACCCGAGGCCCACGCTGCCTGCCCGCCTACACCGCGCCTTTCGTCGGGCTCGGCTGGTTGCTGCTGGGTCTCGCCCCGCCTGTGCCCTCGCCCGTTGCACTGGAGCAGACACTCCCCAACCTGTTGCTTGCCCCACTGAACGGCCTGGGCCAGGTCATGTTTCTCGACCAGCCCCTGGCTGGTGTGCTGATCACCATCGGCCTGCTGATCGCCAACCGGCGCGCCGCTGGCTGGGCGCTGTTCGGTTCCGTCGCAGGCTTTGCCTTTGCCTGGCTGCACGACAGCCCGCACGCCTTGTCCGGCCTGGGCGGCTACAACCCGGCATTGGTGGCCGTGGCCCTCGGCCAACACGCGCGCAAGCCATGGCGGCCGCTGGCGGGCGTGCTGCTGGCGGTCCTTCTCGCACCGGGTTTCGCGGCGCTGGGCGTGGCGCCGCTGACGGCGCCTTTCATTATCGCGTGCTGGCTGGTGCATGCCACCGCGCGGCTGTGGCACCCAGCCTGTCGCGACATCGCGCCTTGCGCTCTGCGGGGCAATCACCCTAGGCTGCGCTGA
- a CDS encoding ion transporter, translating into MDSNNNWRERLYVIIFQTDTVAGRRFDSTLLLIILASLVIVMLDSIDSVHKNYAALLAYIEWGFTFIFIVEYGLRLYCSPKPLRYAFSFYGLVDLLAIVPGILALYYSDAQYLLIVRIIRMLRIFRVLKLSPYLKQANYLLAALRGSKQKIIVFLVSVSTLVTVFGTLMYVIEGPEHGFTSIPKGIYWAIVTLTTVGFGDIVPKTPLGQVVSSLVMITGYSIIAVPTGIFTAELATAMRGDQLKHNCPVCSKNNHEHGAAFCSRCGNALFKKME; encoded by the coding sequence ATGGACAGCAACAACAACTGGCGTGAACGCCTCTACGTGATCATCTTCCAGACCGACACGGTGGCCGGCCGGCGCTTCGACAGCACGCTGCTGTTGATCATCCTCGCCAGCCTGGTAATCGTGATGCTCGACAGCATCGACAGCGTGCACAAGAATTACGCGGCCCTGCTGGCCTACATCGAGTGGGGCTTCACGTTCATTTTCATCGTTGAATACGGCCTGCGCCTGTACTGCTCGCCCAAGCCGCTGCGCTATGCGTTCAGCTTTTATGGCCTGGTGGATCTGCTGGCGATCGTGCCGGGCATCCTCGCGTTGTACTACAGCGATGCCCAATACCTGCTGATCGTGCGGATCATCCGCATGCTGCGGATTTTCCGCGTGCTCAAGCTCAGCCCTTACCTCAAGCAGGCCAACTATCTATTGGCCGCACTGCGCGGCAGCAAGCAGAAAATCATCGTGTTCCTGGTCAGCGTGTCGACGCTGGTGACGGTGTTTGGCACCCTGATGTATGTCATCGAAGGCCCCGAGCATGGTTTCACCAGCATTCCCAAGGGCATCTATTGGGCTATCGTGACATTGACCACCGTAGGCTTCGGCGACATCGTGCCGAAGACGCCGCTGGGCCAAGTGGTTTCGTCCCTGGTGATGATCACCGGCTACTCGATCATCGCCGTGCCGACGGGTATCTTCACTGCGGAACTGGCCACCGCCATGCGCGGTGACCAGCTCAAGCACAATTGCCCGGTGTGCAGCAAAAACAACCACGAACATGGCGCTGCTTTCTGTTCTCGTTGCGGTAACGCACTGTTTAAAAAAATGGAATAA
- a CDS encoding sulfate ABC transporter substrate-binding protein, which translates to MKNFFGASLLAAGLAFGSLAHAAPTLLNVSYDVMRDFYKDYNAAFQKHWQAEHNESITVQMSFGGSSKQARSVIDGLPADVITMNMATDINALADNGKLVPENWVTRLPNNSAPFTSATVFIVRKGNPKALKDWPDLLKDGVQVIVPNPKTSGNGRYTYLSAWGYVLKNGGDENKAKDFVGRLFKQAPVLDTGGRAATTTFMTNQIGDVLVTFENEAEMIAREFGRDQFEVVYPSVSAEAEPPVSVVDKVVEKKGSRAAAEEYLKYLWSPEGQEIAAANYLRPRDPAVLAKYTDRFPKVDFLSVEKTFGDWRTVQKTHFNDGGIFDQIYSGQ; encoded by the coding sequence GTGAAGAATTTCTTTGGCGCCTCCCTCCTCGCCGCTGGCCTGGCGTTCGGCAGCCTGGCCCACGCCGCCCCGACTCTGCTCAACGTTTCCTACGACGTGATGCGGGATTTCTACAAGGACTACAACGCCGCGTTCCAGAAACACTGGCAGGCCGAGCACAACGAAAGCATCACCGTGCAGATGTCCTTTGGCGGTTCCAGCAAGCAGGCGCGCTCGGTAATCGATGGGCTACCGGCGGATGTCATCACCATGAACATGGCGACCGACATCAACGCCCTGGCCGACAACGGTAAGCTGGTTCCGGAGAACTGGGTTACCCGCCTGCCGAACAACAGCGCGCCGTTCACCTCGGCCACCGTGTTTATCGTGCGCAAGGGCAATCCGAAAGCGCTGAAGGATTGGCCGGATCTGCTCAAGGACGGCGTGCAAGTGATCGTGCCCAACCCGAAAACCTCGGGCAACGGCCGCTATACCTACCTTTCGGCCTGGGGTTATGTGCTGAAGAATGGCGGCGATGAGAACAAGGCCAAGGATTTCGTCGGCAGGCTGTTCAAGCAGGCCCCCGTGCTGGACACCGGCGGTCGTGCCGCGACGACTACGTTCATGACCAACCAGATCGGCGATGTGCTGGTGACCTTTGAGAACGAAGCGGAAATGATCGCCCGTGAATTCGGTCGCGACCAGTTCGAAGTGGTCTACCCAAGCGTCTCCGCCGAAGCCGAGCCACCGGTCAGCGTTGTGGATAAAGTCGTCGAGAAGAAAGGTTCTCGCGCCGCCGCCGAGGAGTACCTCAAATACCTGTGGTCGCCCGAAGGCCAGGAAATTGCCGCCGCCAACTACCTGCGTCCTCGCGACCCGGCGGTGCTGGCCAAATACACCGACCGTTTCCCGAAAGTGGATTTCCTCTCGGTGGAAAAAACCTTCGGCGACTGGCGCACCGTGCAGAAGACCCACTTCAATGACGGTGGGATTTTTGACCAGATCTATAGCGGGCAGTAA
- a CDS encoding MFS transporter codes for MSAHSPAPPAALTRGMVLLFAFCCGAIVANIYYAQPIIELIAPDVGLSSTMASLIVSLTQIGYALGLFFLVPLGDLLENRRLMILTTVVAIASLLGAAFTDQPNVFLLVSLLVGFSSVSVQVLIPLAAHLAPEESRGRVVGGIMGGLLLGILLARPVSSLVADHLGWRAMFMIAAALMAAISIVLAFTVPKRQPEHRASYAQLLGSLGTLLRQQPQLRQRALYQACMFAAFSLFWTAVPLELSRNHGLSQTEIALFALVGAIGAVAAPIAGRLADAGHTRIASLLAMLFASLSFLPAFIHPAYSVIGLAVTGVVLDFCVQMNMVLGQRTIYALDAKSRSRLNALYMTSIFVGGAFGSSIASAVYEHGGWLWVVIVGSAFPLLALLRFLSASQKASLATA; via the coding sequence ATGAGTGCTCATTCACCCGCCCCGCCCGCTGCCCTGACCCGGGGCATGGTCCTGCTGTTTGCCTTCTGCTGCGGCGCCATCGTTGCCAATATCTACTACGCCCAACCCATCATCGAACTGATCGCGCCCGACGTCGGCCTGTCCAGCACCATGGCCAGCCTGATCGTCTCGCTGACCCAGATCGGCTACGCCTTGGGCCTGTTTTTCCTGGTGCCGCTGGGGGATCTGCTGGAAAACCGGCGCCTGATGATCCTCACCACCGTGGTGGCAATCGCCAGCCTGCTGGGCGCGGCGTTTACCGACCAGCCGAACGTGTTCCTGCTGGTGTCATTGCTGGTGGGGTTCAGTTCCGTCTCGGTGCAAGTGCTGATTCCGCTGGCGGCGCACCTGGCGCCGGAAGAATCCCGGGGACGGGTCGTGGGCGGGATCATGGGTGGCCTGCTGTTGGGGATCCTGCTGGCGCGGCCGGTGTCCAGCCTCGTCGCCGATCACCTTGGTTGGCGGGCGATGTTCATGATCGCCGCCGCGTTGATGGCGGCAATCAGCATCGTCCTGGCATTCACCGTGCCCAAGCGCCAGCCCGAGCACCGCGCCTCCTACGCGCAACTGCTGGGCTCGCTCGGCACCCTGTTACGCCAGCAGCCGCAGTTGCGCCAGCGGGCTTTGTACCAGGCGTGCATGTTTGCCGCGTTCAGCCTGTTCTGGACCGCCGTCCCCCTGGAACTGTCGCGCAACCATGGCTTGTCCCAGACTGAAATCGCGCTGTTTGCGCTGGTTGGTGCCATCGGTGCCGTCGCCGCGCCGATTGCCGGCCGCCTGGCGGACGCCGGCCACACCCGAATTGCTTCGCTGCTGGCCATGCTGTTCGCCAGCCTGAGTTTCCTGCCGGCGTTCATTCATCCTGCCTATAGCGTGATCGGCCTCGCGGTGACCGGCGTGGTCCTGGATTTCTGCGTGCAGATGAACATGGTCCTGGGCCAGCGCACCATCTACGCCCTTGATGCAAAAAGCCGCAGCCGCCTGAACGCGCTGTACATGACCAGCATCTTTGTCGGTGGCGCTTTCGGTTCGTCCATCGCCAGCGCCGTCTACGAGCATGGCGGCTGGCTGTGGGTAGTGATCGTCGGCAGCGCCTTCCCGTTGCTGGCCCTGTTGCGTTTCCTGAGTGCTTCGCAGAAAGCTTCGCTGGCGACGGCCTGA
- a CDS encoding PLDc N-terminal domain-containing protein, with the protein MGSTFNGLIGLIILALDIWAIINVLKSGAGTGAKVLWVLLILLLPVLGLIIWAIAGPRGNVRV; encoded by the coding sequence ATGGGTTCCACTTTCAACGGCCTGATTGGCCTGATCATCCTGGCGCTCGATATCTGGGCGATCATCAATGTGCTCAAGAGTGGCGCGGGCACCGGGGCGAAAGTCCTGTGGGTGCTGCTGATTCTCCTGCTGCCGGTGTTGGGCCTGATCATCTGGGCGATTGCCGGGCCGCGGGGCAACGTGCGGGTCTGA
- a CDS encoding ankyrin repeat domain-containing protein — MSDTSRQMTPEEAAEFAEQVFNVARQGDAAMMAALLSKGLPPNLRNHKGDTLLMLAAYHGHVETVKVLLENKADPEIRNDNGQSPIAGAAFKGDLAVVSALVDGGAQVEGSSFDGRTALMMAAMFNRVEIVDYLISKGADPKAKDANGVSALDAARTMGAVDTTAQLEKLLG; from the coding sequence ATGTCCGATACAAGCCGCCAGATGACCCCGGAAGAGGCTGCGGAGTTTGCCGAGCAGGTGTTCAACGTCGCACGTCAGGGCGATGCCGCGATGATGGCCGCGCTGCTGAGCAAGGGCCTGCCGCCGAACCTGCGCAATCACAAGGGCGACACCTTGCTGATGCTGGCCGCGTACCACGGGCACGTGGAGACGGTAAAAGTCCTGCTGGAGAATAAGGCCGATCCGGAAATCCGCAACGACAACGGCCAGAGCCCGATTGCCGGTGCGGCGTTCAAGGGCGATCTTGCGGTGGTTTCGGCCCTCGTCGATGGCGGCGCGCAAGTCGAAGGCTCCTCGTTCGATGGCCGTACGGCGCTGATGATGGCGGCGATGTTCAACCGGGTGGAAATAGTCGATTACCTGATCAGCAAAGGCGCCGACCCGAAGGCCAAGGATGCCAACGGCGTCTCGGCGCTGGACGCGGCCAGGACCATGGGCGCGGTGGACACCACGGCGCAGTTGGAAAAGTTGTTGGGCTGA
- a CDS encoding long-chain-acyl-CoA synthetase — MSRTPSDAITWGMMLRKLPVIARVVPRIIKGLKLANVQDPTQPCGLGWCFEQATQRNPHGPALLCGDTVLSYAQVNEQANRIAHYLLAQGLGKGDCVAIVLENRPQLLITVLAVAKVGAVSAMINTSQTGDALVHSLALVAPVAVVVGDERVAVFNDVRGRTALADARTWWVADQDSGAVPCGFVDLMVSSKDYPGDNPLGRQMFFNDPCFYLYTSGTTGLPKAGVFRHGRWMRTSTSFGLIALDMQPDDVVYCTLPLYHATGLCVCWGAAVCGASGFAIRRKFSASQFWSDVRRYRATTLGYVGELCRYLIEQPASADDRRHEVRKMIGNGLRPGAWLAFKTRFGIGHICELYAASDGNIGFTNILNFDNTVGFSLMGWELVQYDHDSGAPLRNLQGRMQKVPKGEPGLLLARIDDKAPLDGYTDPAKTEKTVCRDVFVPGDRYFNTGDLLRNIGFGHGQFVDRLGDTYRWKGENVSTTEVENVLLQHPQIAEAVAYGVEISGTNGRAGMAAITPAESLATLDFNELLQFLQGKLPAYAVPLFLRIKVKMETTGTFKYQKTRLKAEAFDPCLTGEEPIYAWLPDTSTYVRVDRQLATQIRGGQYRY, encoded by the coding sequence ATGAGTCGTACACCCAGCGACGCTATTACCTGGGGCATGATGCTGCGCAAGCTGCCCGTCATCGCCAGAGTTGTTCCCCGAATCATCAAGGGCCTGAAACTCGCCAACGTCCAGGACCCCACCCAGCCTTGCGGCCTTGGCTGGTGTTTCGAACAGGCCACGCAACGCAATCCCCACGGCCCGGCGCTGCTCTGCGGCGACACGGTGCTGTCTTATGCACAGGTCAACGAACAGGCCAATCGCATCGCCCATTACTTGCTGGCGCAAGGTCTTGGCAAGGGCGACTGCGTGGCGATTGTTCTGGAAAACCGCCCGCAGCTGCTGATTACGGTGTTGGCGGTGGCGAAGGTCGGGGCGGTGAGCGCGATGATCAACACATCGCAAACCGGAGACGCCCTGGTGCACAGCCTGGCGCTGGTCGCGCCGGTGGCGGTGGTGGTCGGGGATGAACGGGTCGCTGTCTTCAACGACGTGCGCGGCCGGACGGCGCTGGCGGATGCGCGGACCTGGTGGGTGGCGGACCAGGACAGTGGCGCGGTTCCGTGCGGATTCGTCGACCTGATGGTCAGCAGCAAGGATTACCCAGGCGATAATCCGCTTGGCAGACAGATGTTTTTCAACGACCCCTGTTTTTATCTCTATACCTCGGGCACCACCGGGTTACCCAAGGCCGGCGTATTCCGCCATGGACGCTGGATGCGCACCTCCACCAGTTTTGGCCTGATCGCCCTGGACATGCAGCCCGATGACGTCGTTTATTGCACGCTGCCGCTGTATCACGCCACCGGCCTGTGCGTGTGCTGGGGCGCGGCGGTTTGCGGTGCCTCGGGGTTCGCCATCCGCCGCAAGTTCAGCGCCAGCCAGTTCTGGAGCGACGTGCGTCGCTACCGGGCGACCACGTTGGGTTATGTCGGCGAACTGTGTCGCTACCTGATCGAGCAGCCCGCCAGCGCCGACGACCGGCGGCATGAGGTCCGGAAGATGATCGGCAACGGCTTGCGCCCGGGCGCCTGGCTGGCCTTCAAGACCCGCTTCGGGATTGGCCATATCTGCGAACTGTATGCGGCCAGCGACGGCAATATCGGCTTCACCAACATCCTCAACTTCGATAACACGGTCGGGTTTTCCCTGATGGGCTGGGAACTGGTGCAGTACGACCACGACAGCGGTGCGCCCTTGCGCAACCTGCAAGGGCGCATGCAGAAGGTCCCAAAGGGCGAGCCGGGCCTGCTGCTGGCGCGCATCGACGACAAGGCGCCGCTGGATGGCTACACCGATCCGGCCAAGACCGAAAAAACTGTCTGCCGGGACGTCTTCGTCCCAGGCGATCGTTATTTCAACACCGGCGACCTCCTGCGCAATATTGGCTTCGGCCACGGGCAGTTCGTTGATCGCCTCGGCGACACCTATCGCTGGAAAGGCGAAAACGTCTCCACCACCGAGGTCGAAAACGTGCTCCTGCAACATCCACAGATCGCCGAGGCGGTGGCCTACGGCGTGGAGATCAGCGGCACCAACGGCCGCGCCGGGATGGCCGCGATCACCCCGGCCGAGTCCCTGGCGACCCTGGATTTCAACGAGCTGCTGCAATTTCTGCAAGGCAAGCTGCCGGCCTACGCGGTGCCGCTGTTCCTGCGGATCAAGGTGAAGATGGAAACGACCGGCACGTTCAAGTACCAGAAAACCCGCCTCAAGGCCGAAGCCTTTGACCCCTGCCTCACGGGCGAGGAACCGATCTACGCCTGGCTCCCCGACACCTCGACCTACGTGCGGGTGGACCGGCAACTGGCGACGCAGATCCGGGGTGGGCAGTACCGCTATTGA
- a CDS encoding DUF3509 domain-containing protein — MNMIQEKFASLFSNYEVTTQPRPDGGILLTLRNSDGKLFKRTISYAQLHAGDQLSWAISAIRRDLAEQASELPPVAMLQSQHRFALPTYHSA; from the coding sequence ATGAACATGATTCAAGAGAAGTTTGCATCGCTGTTTTCCAACTACGAAGTCACCACGCAGCCTCGCCCGGACGGCGGCATTCTGCTGACCTTGCGTAATAGCGATGGCAAGCTGTTCAAGCGTACGATTTCCTACGCTCAGTTGCATGCCGGGGATCAACTTTCCTGGGCGATCAGTGCCATTCGCCGCGACCTGGCTGAACAGGCCAGCGAACTGCCGCCGGTCGCGATGCTGCAGAGCCAGCACCGTTTCGCGCTGCCGACCTATCACAGCGCCTGA